In uncultured Desulfuromusa sp., a genomic segment contains:
- a CDS encoding HU family DNA-binding protein: protein MTKADLVNAMAEKAGLSKTDAEGALKAFTEAVTDALKAGEKVAMVGFGTFSVGDRAARTGQNPQTGEKIQIAAAKVPKFKAGKALKDAVN, encoded by the coding sequence GTGACTAAAGCAGATCTGGTCAATGCAATGGCAGAAAAGGCGGGGCTAAGCAAAACTGATGCAGAAGGTGCTCTGAAGGCTTTTACTGAGGCTGTAACCGATGCTTTGAAAGCTGGTGAAAAAGTTGCTATGGTAGGCTTTGGCACTTTTAGTGTGGGGGATCGTGCTGCTCGTACCGGCCAGAACCCGCAAACTGGAGAAAAAATCCAGATTGCTGCTGCTAAAGTACCAAAATTTAAAGCAGGTAAAGCACTGAAAGATGCTGTAAACTAA
- the lon gene encoding endopeptidase La has translation MSDSIEISKKVSARFLPILPLRDIVIFPYMVAPLFVGRSQSIGALESASEGDKLIFLVSQKDPKVDTPEEDDLHQIGTVGKVVQLLKLPDGTVKVLVEGAWRAKMLSFEQRDDFLQAHVEPLDESIADTSEVEAVLRAIKSSFETYVGLSKKVPVEVSSTLSGIDDPSRLADTVAGHLQVPMADKQEMLEYVDPSQRLEHILVLLEQEIEILQVEGRIRSRVKSQMERSQKEYYLNEQMRAIQKELGGQDEFKQEALHFEEQIKKKKMSKEATEKAYAELRKLKMMSPMSAEATVVRNYIEWLLSLPWQKGTNDRHDISKAEEILEADHYGLQKVKERVLEYLAVQALVKKIKGPILCLVGPPGVGKTSLGQSIAKALQRKFVRISLGGVRDEAEIRGHRRTYIGAMPGKIIQGLRKSGVKNPVFMLDEIDKMSTDFRGDPSSALLEVLDPEQNNSFADHFLDVDYDLSQVLFIATANNLQAIPRPLHDRLEVIRIEGYSEEEKLHIARRYLVAKQVEAHGLANRQILFSDRAIYEIIRRYTREAGVRGLDRNIAAVMRKLARKAISAGKDKNFKVGEKQIQKFLGVQQYQYGVREEKDQIGLATGLAWTETGGELLTIEVTVLPGKGKLTITGQLGDVMQESAQAAMSYIRSRWKEFQLDEDFYSQLDVHIHVPEGAVPKDGPSAGITIATALASALTGRPVRKDLAMTGEMTLRGRVLAIGGLKEKLLAARRGGITRVLIPMDNKKHLAELSPLLMKSMDIDTVAHVDEVLEFALVPTAEIRPNG, from the coding sequence ATGTCAGACTCTATTGAAATATCCAAAAAAGTATCAGCACGATTTCTTCCAATCCTGCCCCTCCGGGATATTGTCATCTTCCCTTATATGGTTGCTCCCTTGTTCGTCGGGAGATCTCAGTCTATTGGTGCTCTCGAAAGTGCATCAGAGGGTGATAAGTTGATTTTTCTGGTGAGCCAGAAAGATCCAAAGGTGGATACGCCGGAAGAAGATGACTTGCATCAGATAGGTACGGTTGGAAAAGTCGTCCAATTGCTGAAACTTCCTGATGGCACCGTTAAGGTTCTTGTCGAGGGAGCCTGGCGTGCCAAAATGCTTTCTTTTGAACAAAGGGATGATTTTCTCCAGGCACATGTAGAGCCTCTGGATGAATCGATAGCAGACACTTCAGAAGTTGAAGCTGTTCTCAGGGCAATCAAGTCCAGTTTTGAGACCTATGTTGGTTTGAGTAAAAAAGTACCGGTTGAGGTGAGTTCGACTCTCTCCGGCATTGATGACCCTTCAAGATTGGCTGATACAGTTGCGGGACATCTTCAGGTTCCTATGGCTGATAAGCAGGAAATGCTTGAATATGTTGATCCTTCCCAACGGTTAGAGCATATCTTGGTCCTTCTTGAACAAGAAATTGAAATATTGCAGGTTGAGGGAAGAATTCGCAGTCGCGTCAAGAGTCAGATGGAACGCAGCCAGAAAGAGTATTACCTGAATGAACAGATGAGGGCTATCCAGAAGGAATTAGGTGGACAGGATGAGTTCAAGCAGGAAGCGCTTCACTTTGAAGAGCAGATAAAAAAGAAAAAGATGTCAAAGGAGGCGACTGAAAAGGCTTACGCAGAGTTGCGAAAGTTGAAAATGATGTCACCTATGTCAGCAGAAGCAACTGTGGTGCGGAATTATATCGAATGGTTATTGTCGTTGCCCTGGCAGAAAGGGACCAATGACCGACACGATATTTCAAAGGCAGAAGAAATCCTCGAAGCAGACCACTATGGTTTGCAAAAAGTTAAAGAGCGCGTTCTTGAATATCTGGCTGTTCAAGCCCTGGTAAAAAAAATCAAAGGACCCATCTTGTGTCTTGTCGGTCCTCCTGGAGTTGGTAAGACCTCACTGGGGCAGTCCATTGCCAAGGCATTACAAAGAAAATTTGTCCGTATTTCCCTCGGTGGTGTGCGGGATGAAGCTGAAATTCGTGGTCATAGACGAACCTATATCGGGGCGATGCCCGGTAAGATTATTCAGGGTTTACGTAAATCCGGGGTAAAGAACCCCGTTTTTATGCTGGATGAAATCGATAAAATGAGTACGGATTTCCGTGGTGACCCATCTTCTGCGCTTCTTGAAGTTCTTGACCCTGAACAGAATAATAGCTTTGCTGACCATTTTCTGGATGTAGATTATGATCTGTCGCAGGTTCTCTTTATTGCGACGGCAAACAATCTTCAGGCAATTCCCAGGCCACTGCATGATCGATTGGAAGTCATCAGGATTGAAGGCTATTCAGAAGAAGAGAAATTACATATTGCACGTCGCTACCTGGTGGCAAAGCAGGTTGAAGCTCACGGTCTTGCGAACAGGCAGATTCTCTTTTCAGATCGTGCGATTTATGAAATTATCCGGCGCTATACGCGTGAAGCGGGGGTTCGAGGCCTGGATCGTAATATTGCAGCTGTTATGCGGAAGCTTGCAAGAAAAGCTATTTCTGCAGGGAAAGACAAAAATTTCAAGGTTGGGGAGAAACAGATTCAGAAATTTCTTGGCGTACAGCAATATCAGTATGGTGTACGAGAAGAGAAAGATCAGATTGGTCTTGCTACGGGCTTGGCATGGACGGAGACCGGAGGAGAATTATTAACGATTGAAGTGACTGTGTTGCCGGGCAAGGGAAAACTGACAATTACCGGTCAGTTGGGAGATGTGATGCAGGAGTCAGCTCAGGCTGCGATGAGCTATATCCGTTCTCGCTGGAAGGAGTTCCAGCTTGACGAAGATTTCTATTCTCAACTCGACGTTCATATTCATGTGCCAGAAGGTGCTGTGCCTAAGGATGGGCCGTCAGCGGGGATAACCATCGCAACAGCTTTAGCTTCAGCTTTGACGGGTCGTCCTGTTCGAAAAGATCTGGCTATGACCGGTGAGATGACTTTGCGTGGCAGAGTGTTGGCAATCGGCGGATTAAAGGAAAAACTTCTGGCTGCCCGGCGAGGTGGAATTACGCGAGTTCTGATTCCAATGGATAACAAAAAACATTTAGCTGAACTGTCACCGTTATTGATGAAGTCGATGGATATTGACACGGTTGCACACGTTGATGAGGTTCTTGAATTTGCTCTTGTTCCGACTGCAGAAATTAGGCCGAACGGCTGA